Part of the Fibrobacter sp. UWP2 genome, CAGAACCACCCCGATACTGGTCGAAATGTCGATTTCTTCGCGGCGGACGATTGACAGTTTTGGGGTTCTTTTTGTACTTTTCATCATGGTGGTTATCCTCTTGCTTGGTGTTTTTTTGCTGAACCAAATTTACAAGTTGGAGACCACCTTTTTCTTTTTGGTTGCAGAAATTTCAACTAACTTTGGGGCATCTTCACGAACGAGTAAAAGAATTTACCAAGGGAATGACTGTCGTCAAGTCGATTGTTGTGCCTGGTAAATTGGTCAACATCGTTGTCAAGCCGGCATAAAAATGAGCCTGCCCCGGCCCTGAATCAAGTTCAGGGGTTCCGGGGTGAAGTCCATCGTGGTCCCGGGCAAGCTCGTGAACATCGTGGTCAAGTAAACCCGGCCCCACCCTTAGTGTCATCCCCGACTTAGTCGGGGATTTTTTGTTGATATTTCTGGATTATCCTGAAAAGACGATATGTATATTTATTCTAGAAATCTTCGTTAATGAAGGTTGGCTCCATGCGGAGCAAAAAGGAGTACGTATGAAAAGATTTATAGTTTCGTTTGGTCTTGCGATTCTTTTTGCGGCCTGTAGTGGAGATAACGTGAGTTCCGTTGACAAGCCTGAAGCAAGTGATTCTTCGTCAAGCGTTGCGCCGGTGTCCAGCAGCAAGACGGTTAAATCAAGCAGTAGCAACGATGTGGTTGAATCGAGTAGCAGTGCCGATGCTTTGCCAGATACGGTATTGGTGGACGAACGGGATGGTCAAACTTACAGAATCGTTAAAATCGGCGACCAGACCTGGATGGCAGAAAACCTGAATTATGAAACGGAAAATAGTTTTTGCTATAACGATTCGTCCGAGTACTGCGAAACGTATGGCCGCCTCTACACTTGGGCCGCGGCGGTCGGGAAAACAGAAAAGGAATGTGGCAGCAGTTTATGTGGCCTGCCCAGAAGAAACGTGCAGGGGGTATGCCCTGACGGCTGGCATCTGCCATCGCACGAAGAAATGGATGACTTTGTCTACACTGTGGGGAAATTTCCACTTGTAACCGCTATAATCAAGTCGCGGACCGGGTGGGACGATGGGTCGAACGGTACGGACGATTTTGGCTTTTCCGCACTGCCTGCGGGTTTTCGCAATATTGTAGGGGGATATGCCGGCAAAAATAGCGCCTATTTCTGGATGGCTAAAGAGGACCGTCAAGAAACGGCTTATAAGATGGGCGTGATTGATGGCGATCCAACGGCTACTTGGGGAAGTGATAACAAGAAAC contains:
- a CDS encoding fibrobacter succinogenes major paralogous domain-containing protein; protein product: MKRFIVSFGLAILFAACSGDNVSSVDKPEASDSSSSVAPVSSSKTVKSSSSNDVVESSSSADALPDTVLVDERDGQTYRIVKIGDQTWMAENLNYETENSFCYNDSSEYCETYGRLYTWAAAVGKTEKECGSSLCGLPRRNVQGVCPDGWHLPSHEEMDDFVYTVGKFPLVTAIIKSRTGWDDGSNGTDDFGFSALPAGFRNIVGGYAGKNSAYFWMAKEDRQETAYKMGVIDGDPTATWGSDNKKLAFSVRCIKDKELTLKDWSWDVPKDVRLNPDVAYDSVKDSRDGNVYKTVKIGDKVWMAQNLNYADSVKTPSLKGASWCIDNDTANCNVAGRLYYWEAAVQGACLDGWHLPTKEEWSALIDTLGGAVSAGKRLKSITGWDKNGNGVDDFGFSALPAGKASSAPFYGLSFRDDGVGTLFWSSTEGDDVGAYGVSLWNYSDVADLDYFFKDLGSSVRCVKDSE